The nucleotide sequence ATTTTGAGTTTATGGAGGAAAAACGATTTGAAATCACCACATACTATGATACAGGGGATTTTGAGGACAGAGATGAGTtaagaagaatttaaatttttgccaAAACTGGCCACAAAATAGCCccatttcttttaagttatgTGTAAAACAGATCAAAGTTGAACTGCTCTGCTGAGGTATCCAAAGGCATAGTCTACCTAAATACACTCAAAACAATTGCTTCAGAGCGAAGCTATTTCTCTTTGCATCTTTGGAGACAGTTTAATCCTCTAAAAGGAAAGCAATTGAATCAGACATAGCTGTAAGCACAGGCAGGTGCCTACTGAGGTGATACTGTGGAAGTTAGGAGGCTGCATCTTCCCCAAATATCTTCTGCAATACCTTTTAGTAGTTAAGACAACATCAACAGGGAAAATAACTCCTTGTTTCACAATAAAGGTACAGAATTAATTTTATCCTCTACGAAGACTATATAGTGTGCATCCCATCTTATATTTAAGTATAATGTGTATGGTGATAATGTAATGGAAGCAGATCATCTCTCCATCTCCCTACCCCACTCAATTTAGCAGGCCTAGAAGTCTGATGATGATAAATTTACATTAACTTCACAAAAAGTCATATATTTCTAATAGGCTAAGGAAAGttagaatatataagaaaaatcaattaagtaGAATATGATTTTATAACTTGCATCCTAAGTGCCTACACATGTAACAAAATGCATGTTCAAATGTTCACGTGGTATATAATAATGCACTAAATAGTTAGGGTAGAAttaaacaggaaaggaaaatataattatgaaaagaaaatgtattcaaagCATACTATCGGATACCAGAGAAAGATACTATGCTATCAAGTTGGCAGATGAGTTGTCAGTAATTTTACTAAACCTGAATTCTGatcacaaaataatttcaaattttatactttcataGGACAGTGAAAGCTGAAGATGCTCAGGTCCccaaaataagaaggaaaagaagaaaagcctataaaaaatggaaaatcttgAATACCACAGTATGTAAGTCTAATTCATTGGTTTTATAATTGCGTATAAAATGAACTACCCAGCTCTGTACTTTGTTTTTTACCACAAAAAGTCTATTAAAGTAGGaagataaatgcatataaatgttataaaacaatttagaagtttggtatgtatatatatattgtgaataataaaaatttaaaaatacatatttactttttcaaaggCTATTGAGACCCCTATTCTTAGAATCGATTATCAATGGATGATTATTATAACTATCTCAGTTCTATGTTGCTACTCAAAGAAATTGAAATGTAGTCAGTTGAAAGAGGctgtaaactataaaattatgaaaCTGAAAAGGGCTATAAACTGAACTGTTCTTGGCATGAGGGTGTTATTTTAAGAATAAGTTGTAatctatagggatccctgggtggcgcagtggtttggcgcctgcctttggcccagggcgcgatcctggagacctgggatcgaatcccacatcgggctccggtgcatggagcctgcttctccctctgcctgtgtctctgcctctctctctctctctgtgactatcatgaataaatacataaaatctttaaaaaaaaagttgtaatctATAGTTTTGGAAGGCCACCATATATAACTCCTAGGGTATACATGCTCCATTGTAAAAGGGCTTTAGAAAGAGATGTTTCCATGTCTTTTCTCCCACGATTTCTACATTACAGCTCTCAGGCTGTAAGCAGGCTTGCTGGGAACTCTTTCAGTACTTGCCATGGGAAAAGCCATTCCCTCAGACTAGACGAAAGACAAGTGGGAACTCCAGTGTGCTTGAGAACCTAAAGTTGGAGAGTAGTAATTCCCAAGCCTatgattcttttgttttattctgaaaCAGTAATTATATTTCTGCACTCCTTCCTTGTATGCCACCTCTAGCCAAACTTTGgtaggatatttttctttctctggttaAAGAGAATTTAATGATTTACTCTTTACACAAATACttctataaaatatgattttatatatgggTACAtacaaaattgtatttaaattaacaacatttaaaataatcataaataacatttttcaacTTTTAGCTTAATcaacttattaaaattatttccatagaGACCTGATTCATAGATTTCTGTGACTTCTCTGTtgtccattctttcttttcctttccaaatacTCTCAGATGTAGTTTAAAACATATGAGATCTTTGTATTTtgtccactgttttttttttacacaagatCTGCTACCTCATACTTAGATTCACAAAGTTTTCaagcaaaatattctaaaattataaagtagAAGATAAGTAAAGGTTCCAAGCTGGCAGTTCTTGGGCCAACGCTGGTCCCTAAATTTATTGGCCTCCATCTatagagggttttttaaaatgtgacgCAATCTTTAGAAATTAGGAGATTTCACAATATGATAAATCCAGACTCTAGTTCTCTCCTGAAGTATGATAGCATCTGGCAATACTAGGACACCTTTTCTGTGTTATATAAAGGCCCTACACCAGGACAAAGGAAAATATCAGATCTATTTAAAAGGTTCTCTATAACCCATGCTTGGGCCTCTTTATTTGTTATACCTTCTCAAATTAAATCAAGCTGGATTTAGCTTATATTACAGTAGTATTATATGTAGTATTATAACACCATGTTCAAATACTTGATCGTGGCAAATTATTCCTTATCAAGAagtctcttaaaatttatttgcGTAAATTTGTTCGCAAATGTTCATTGCACCCAATTCAGAAGTCTCTGTTTTAAAGCTTAATTACATTCTTATTTCCTAGAACTACCAAGCAACATTCCCCCATTTTAAGATAACTGATTTAAACTATTTattagaaatgaatatttatggaaagTACCTTTACATactagaaatgaattaaaatgttacCCAGGAGACAAAGAATGTGCACTGAATTGTACCCTAGAATTTATATCCCATCTGCTCTCTAAATGGAcacagaaaacttttttcttttttttttctttttctttctttctttctttctttctttctttctttctttctttctttctttctttctttctttctttcttctttcttttttggctttttctttacCAGGTGAACTTCAACCTGCCACTAAAGCataccacaaaaatataaaagaacttgAAAAGGAAGTCAAAAGAGATGCCCCAAAGGCTGTATTTCTTCAGACTAGGACATTAGGGAAatctaaggaaaatgaaaatgagcatACATCTGCTTCTATGAATGGAAAACAGAATTCCCCTTTTCTTCCTAAAGATAACGAACAACTTTCATCTGACAGCAAAACAagtagggaaaaggaaaatgatgttcGTTCTTCATCCATTTCTCATCAGCAAGACAAAGTCTTATCTGGGACCATGTTTAATGCCTGTGAAGAAccatcatcaggaaaaaaaacactGCAGAATTTCCGAAACACCCCAGAAGCCTTTAAACCAGCAAAAGGCACAATTATTACAGAAGTGAAATGTGGGGCTTTCAGCGTGCAAGTAGAAATCAAGAACAGATTTTTCTTCCCAACAAAAAGATGTCGAAAATGTCACCAGCATTACTCTTCTAGACACACTCAGAGATGCTACACTTCTAGAAGCTGCTCTTCTAGATATAGGAATACACTGGTAGAAGAACTAAAGCCTGAGATGCCACCTAAATCGGAAGAAGTTGCCAGAACAGAGAGACCCTCACTAAAAGTAAGCGTTGTAGGCAAAGGGattaaagttaaatatatgagtaagaaacaaaatatatccaTTAATATAACCCATCCTAAAAGAAGGGGGGAAATGGCCAAATACAGAAACACTTCCTCCAATTATACTACTAAAGAATGTTCCAGGTCTTCTGCACAAGCTGATATTAGACACCCTGAAAAATGGCAGCTTGAGAAGAAGCATCAGAGTTCAGATGGTTTAAATATCTCTCCTCCTATTGTGTTTGCTgtccagaaggagaaaaatgttgATACAATTGTGGATTTTCTGTGCTCAACCCCGGAGGGGGAGAAGATTAAGCCTGATACAATATCTTCAGTTTCAGATGACGATGAGATAGAATTGGCCATCACTCAGCAGGAGGACTTGAAAATTAGTCAGAACAACCTCAGAAAGAAACCCTTCTTCTCCAAGACTGACACTGTTCTCGAAAATGTTCTTCCTACCTCACAAGATACCCTAAAGACCACAAGTTTAAGTGATACAAACTTAAGGGAAATGCCTTTTGAGGATCTCAAGGAtgtggacagagagagaaaagccatcTCTGAGACGTCAGAAAATCTCATATCAGACCTACGTAGGAGGCAAAGCACAGAGGGAAGGCATTTTACACCGAGTGCCATTACTGACATCTTCTCCATTCAAGATGGCCAAGACTTTGACTTTTGTTCTTCATCTTTGGTGAGCATGCAGCTTGTAGGGGAGAAGGCAGCCAGCATTTATTGCAAAGGCAGCAAAATTCCACCTGCAGATTGTTGTGAGGCATCAAATTCTTCATCTCTGCCTTCCAGTCCAAGTGCTCTGAAGTCCTGCACCTCATTCAGCCCATCCCACAAAGCCACCAGACCTCCAGAACCTAAAGAAATCCCTGGGGAGACATTTTCCTTTGATCACCGGGCTGACTTTTTGAAAAACTGTGAGGCTGACAGAGACTTTCACAAAGCCACTTTACATAGTGACTCTCCTACAAAAGCAGAGCAAGTGGGGGAACCGAAGAGGACGCAGGGCCCGACGCTCAGCCCTGCATCCTCCAGCAGCCTCTCTGCTGGCAGCCCGCTCAACGCCAACAGCCACAGCAGAGGGGACTGGGGTCCAACGAAATCCCAGGCCAGTCATCCAGAGATAGCAGCTGCCAGCAAAACAACAGAGCTAGTCCTGACCTTAATAACTGATGAGTTAGAGCAAAGATTAATTATTCAAAACGATAAAGGAGGCACAGTTTATTCCAATTGTCCCATGGGAACGAAAATTCCTAAAGACTCACCCAGCTCTCTGGGAGAGggtgaaaaagacaaatgcccaGAAATGCTAGGAGTAAAGAATGCATGCCGTAGAGATTTTGGAGACCTAGCAAATGAGAATCATGACAAAGTTGGTTTTCAAATGGATTTCCCGAACACCACTGAGTTCAACTGCGCAGCATGTGCTACAGATAATCAGTTTGTCATCGAGGAAACACTGACCAGTGATGCAGAGCAATATGGTAACCAAGATGAAAAGGGCCTTGGACTAACCAGCTTTAAACAGGAGCCAGCAGGGTGCCAAAGGATTACATCAACAGAGCCAAATTCCGAAGAAGACAGAAATGATCCAAAGGAAACTTTCTATCACCAAATAGACATATTGCTGTCGCCTCAGAAGCAGAAAGCCTTGACAGGTACAGTGGCCGTCCAGAATCTTGAACTTTCATTGTTCTTACATGTTTGAGCTTTGGAAAGTCTTAACATGAGGGCTTTTTTattgcttgggattcttttttctctttatggatGAAGATAGATGGAGTATTTTAGAGTCAGAAAGCATATATCAGCCTGTTTCTTTACATTATCACCTACCCCACCCATAAATAGCACATAACACAATCACCAAGGCTGCAGTTTaatataaagttttttaaaaaatcaatttctccTTAAAAGGTTGATGTATTGCCAAATCAATTTGGTAGGAAATGTTAGCCTTTTGCCACTCTTAAATAATCTgccatttctctccttcttgcaAGCTAAGCATATTTATAATAGGAAGAATATGTTTGCGATAAAATGTGTTCTTAAGCTTACTGTGGCGTTGCAGAAGGACGACATACATGTTTCAGGAGGCCACGTGCAATAGTAATCAAAGCAGAGGACGAAAACCAGAGACGGCCGTGGCTAATCCTGGTTGAGCCGTCCATGGGGCGCCTGACCTCAGGTGGGCCTCTGGCCTCCCCCATGCCTTGGCTGGCTCTGCTCAGAACATTGACAGAACCCAGCAGCTCCCCAGAGCCTGGGAGGGCTGCGATGGAAGCTTGTCTCTAAGTACATGGGATTGCCCTGTCTGCTTTCAGTCTTGGGTCAGCATTATATCACTTTGGCCACTTCAAGATGAGCCCTGTCATTCTTCTGCAataagtcaaaaatattttacatgtccTGTTAGCATTATTCcacattatatatgaaaatacatcCCCAAAGAGTAAAAACTTCCCCACCAAACAGCCCATAACATTCCTGACATATCCAGCAGGGAGAGTGGGGACTGATGAAACTCTCTTTTCTTTGTGGTTCCatccttaaattttaaaacagaattagtACAATTTAGAAGTAGAACTAAAACACAGAAAGCACAGTTATGTAAGTGTTGGCGAGAAACATGAAACATACTGTACAGAAGATGGATAtcctaaaacaacacaaatgctGTATGGTCACCACTTAGGATGAACACCCTGAAGCCAAGATCCATAGTCACAGTGACTGCTTCCCGGGGCTGACCTACCTCCAGAAAACCGGGTCAATGGTACTAACCCTACCATTTGCCTCAGTCCATAATTATTGGAGTCAGCAAGGGGCAGACCTGCAATCAGGGCCCTTGTGTCTCCAGGAACAGATGTATTGCTCGCCTAGATGAACCTCCCTTCCAGGCTGGCTCTCCTTACCCCAAAGCTATTCCCCTCCCTGGACCACCTCTCCCAGCAAAACCTATTTCCTTAAGTAAATTAATAATTCAAGTCAGAATCTTCCCCCAGCTGATGCAGCACTTTCAGTAGACTTTGAACGATTCCAGCTACCAGTTCCCTGTGTTACTGTGGTTCACCAAAAGGCTGTTCCTACAACTCTCCCTCTGGCACCTTTGCTCCTCTTCCCCTGGATCGTTCTGTTCCAGCCACATTGACTTCCTTGAGTTGCTAGAACCTGCCAGGCAAGACCCTATATCACGTCCTTTGCTGGGGCTGCTCCTGCTCCCTAGACCACTCTTCCCCCATATGCCCACGTGCTTCATTTCATACCTTCAAATTTTTGCTCGCATGGTGCCTTCTCAGTACCCAGAGAGACCTTCTCAgattattcaatttaaaatttcaatctgAACCTTTTCTACTCCAGCCCAGGTATAATCTATCCCTTTTCTGTGTTTTACTTTTATGCACAGAAGTTGCCACCTTCTAATATGCTATATAGTTTACTAGTTTATTTGCTGGGTCTTCTCCCACAAGAATGTAGTCATGAgggcatggatttttttttttttctctatttcaatcGTTGCTTTATCCACAACACCAGAGCTATCCTAGAGAGTGGGCGCtccatgaatatttgttgaatgcaagATTTCAGGGAAGTCACATTGGGTTTCTTTGTGCAAAACTCTATGTTcgtatatgaaaacaaaacaaatcaaaaaaag is from Canis lupus familiaris isolate Mischka breed German Shepherd chromosome 3, alternate assembly UU_Cfam_GSD_1.0, whole genome shotgun sequence and encodes:
- the LOC102151511 gene encoding uncharacterized protein LOC102151511 → MNGKQNSPFLPKDNEQLSSDSKTSREKENDVRSSSISHQQDKVLSGTMFNACEEPSSGKKTLQNFRNTPEAFKPAKGTIITEVKCGAFSVQVEIKNRFFFPTKRCRKCHQHYSSRHTQRCYTSRSCSSRYRNTLVEELKPEMPPKSEEVARTERPSLKVSVVGKGIKVKYMSKKQNISINITHPKRRGEMAKYRNTSSNYTTKECSRSSAQADIRHPEKWQLEKKHQSSDGLNISPPIVFAVQKEKNVDTIVDFLCSTPEGEKIKPDTISSVSDDDEIELAITQQEDLKISQNNLRKKPFFSKTDTVLENVLPTSQDTLKTTSLSDTNLREMPFEDLKDVDRERKAISETSENLISDLRRRQSTEGRHFTPSAITDIFSIQDGQDFDFCSSSLVSMQLVGEKAASIYCKGSKIPPADCCEASNSSSLPSSPSALKSCTSFSPSHKATRPPEPKEIPGETFSFDHRADFLKNCEADRDFHKATLHSDSPTKAEQVGEPKRTQGPTLSPASSSSLSAGSPLNANSHSRGDWGPTKSQASHPEIAAASKTTELVLTLITDELEQRLIIQNDKGGTVYSNCPMGTKIPKDSPSSLGEGEKDKCPEMLGVKNACRRDFGDLANENHDKVGFQMDFPNTTEFNCAACATDNQFVIEETLTSDAEQYGNQDEKGLGLTSFKQEPAGCQRITSTEPNSEEDRNDPKETFYHQIDILLSPQKQKALTDWNLEINNLRKLSQELAPRGTRASDGSQEEAIDQWARRRQQFKDGKRCSSAGESSFASNITEGSITSEDGCSLDLGFRVDLEEKGFYTENFHSAAWVFRGDDGDPEDSPRCLSKKPRPVAVRERTVKLFKGTGDYPWGFRIEFSKPIVVTEVDANSAAEEAGLQMGDVVLAVNGTEVTSVEHAEAVHLARKGPDILTLVVGSDISRCPNTPWPTCRGYLHKRTHSGFVKGWRKRWFVLKHDGCLHYYRHKKDEGKCPPLEIIKLEGAEVGMDSSLGKPFVFNCVPQSGNRAFCLCATSNQEMKRWLEAMDKATHPVRQTHVWEDVTLHNSSLPPLAIKNPECLGLLHQLDRSTDMWVQHYCILKDGCLYLYASIRSTQASGGLYLQGYRVNEQALSSKQSVIELKPPSEEFKTFYFCAENKTENQRWITALKMSIKKWLPLHQAIQDFMNRPLEETRM